In Moorella sp. Hama-1, a single genomic region encodes these proteins:
- a CDS encoding efflux RND transporter periplasmic adaptor subunit, translated as MGKRVLTIAGIIAVIGIIGAIITANIYRTRQPGGLSVKAARVEKRDLTTTILTTGRVELAGEQEVTATTAGQVAAVLVQPGDRVTNGQTLIRLEAPDLADKVREAEAAVEVARANLAKAKEGARPEEVTAAQIAREQAGVNLAEAQKKLERTRELAAAGAVPAADLEAAQNEVARQKLQVAEAEAKLQALTAGPRPGDIAALEAQLHQAELAATAAREQLAGTTLVAPIKGTVLEVTARVGQWVTPGTTLLRVGDPATMQIRANVAEADSGNLQPGQAVAITGRAFWSTTYQGKVARAALAAVTRQSHQSSETTVEAVIALAGPAPLLKPGYSVDLKVTIASKPQTLTVPFEAVQEEKGQRYVYRIVDGKAQKVVVQTGLENELYIEVTAGLQAGDQVILNPTDKIQDGVTVKPEGEKQ; from the coding sequence ATGGGGAAAAGGGTTTTAACCATTGCAGGCATCATCGCCGTCATCGGGATCATCGGGGCCATTATTACGGCCAACATCTACCGTACCCGCCAGCCCGGCGGGTTATCTGTGAAAGCAGCCCGGGTAGAAAAGCGGGATCTAACCACCACCATCCTGACTACGGGCCGGGTGGAGCTGGCCGGAGAGCAGGAGGTAACGGCGACTACCGCCGGCCAGGTGGCGGCGGTCCTGGTGCAACCGGGCGACCGGGTCACTAATGGACAAACCCTGATCCGCCTGGAGGCCCCTGACCTGGCAGATAAGGTCCGGGAAGCCGAAGCAGCCGTAGAGGTCGCCCGGGCCAACCTGGCCAAAGCAAAGGAAGGGGCGCGCCCGGAAGAGGTAACGGCCGCCCAAATAGCCCGGGAGCAGGCCGGGGTCAACCTGGCGGAGGCGCAAAAGAAACTGGAGCGGACCCGGGAACTGGCCGCCGCCGGGGCGGTGCCGGCTGCCGACCTGGAAGCGGCCCAGAATGAGGTCGCTCGCCAGAAGCTCCAGGTTGCGGAGGCCGAGGCCAAATTGCAGGCCCTGACCGCCGGTCCCCGGCCAGGGGATATCGCGGCCCTGGAGGCCCAGCTGCACCAGGCGGAACTCGCCGCCACGGCGGCCCGGGAACAGCTGGCCGGAACAACCCTGGTCGCCCCCATAAAAGGCACAGTGCTGGAGGTGACGGCTAGGGTTGGTCAGTGGGTAACCCCGGGAACCACCCTGTTACGGGTGGGGGACCCGGCGACCATGCAGATCCGGGCCAACGTGGCCGAGGCTGACAGCGGTAACCTGCAGCCGGGACAGGCCGTGGCCATCACCGGCCGCGCCTTCTGGAGCACGACCTACCAGGGAAAAGTGGCCCGGGCGGCCCTGGCGGCGGTGACCCGGCAGTCCCACCAGAGTTCGGAGACGACGGTGGAGGCCGTTATCGCCCTGGCCGGGCCGGCGCCCCTGCTCAAACCCGGTTATAGTGTCGACCTAAAGGTTACTATCGCCAGCAAGCCCCAGACCCTGACCGTCCCCTTCGAAGCCGTCCAGGAAGAAAAGGGCCAGCGTTATGTTTACCGCATTGTTGACGGCAAGGCGCAGAAGGTGGTTGTCCAGACGGGGCTGGAGAATGAACTCTATATCGAGGTGACGGCGGGCCTGCAGGCTGGCGATCAGGTAATCTTGAACCCCACGGATAAAATCCAAGACGGCGTGACCGTGAAACCCGAGGGGGAGAAGCAGTGA
- a CDS encoding YIP1 family protein yields the protein MQTGSWVGSFGGVLVHPCGAFREWPEKAPFWPPALALMGFNLILSLIALPKVKAAALLALEQSPVPAGSPQLAMATTIINYGVPAMAILGALAIPLVIWVLEAVAISLVGRVFFGLQATYGDLLPVTVVAWVPALLGGLIQTVLLLSLPPEALHQIQLSLAALLPPAPHPGVGYLLLAKINPFTIWNFLLLGMGTAAVARVEQRCGLMVAFVVWLVYVVFSVALGMAGAAFSPAAG from the coding sequence ATGCAGACAGGTTCCTGGGTGGGCAGTTTTGGAGGCGTTTTAGTACACCCGTGTGGAGCGTTTCGTGAATGGCCGGAAAAGGCCCCCTTCTGGCCCCCGGCCCTGGCCCTGATGGGTTTTAATCTCATCCTGTCCCTGATCGCCCTGCCTAAAGTCAAGGCCGCCGCCCTCCTGGCCCTGGAGCAAAGCCCCGTACCGGCCGGATCTCCCCAACTGGCCATGGCTACGACGATTATCAATTATGGGGTACCGGCCATGGCCATTCTAGGTGCCCTGGCCATCCCCCTGGTGATCTGGGTGTTGGAGGCGGTGGCTATCAGCCTGGTGGGCCGTGTTTTCTTCGGCCTGCAGGCCACCTACGGCGACCTGTTGCCGGTGACTGTAGTGGCCTGGGTACCGGCCCTGCTGGGGGGCCTTATCCAGACGGTCTTACTCCTGTCCCTGCCCCCAGAAGCCCTGCATCAGATTCAGTTGAGCCTGGCAGCCCTGCTCCCACCAGCGCCTCATCCAGGTGTAGGGTACCTGCTGCTGGCAAAAATCAACCCCTTTACAATCTGGAACTTTCTTCTCCTGGGAATGGGGACAGCGGCTGTAGCCCGGGTGGAGCAACGGTGTGGTTTGATGGTGGCCTTTGTTGTCTGGCTGGTTTATGTAGTTTTCAGCGTGGCTTTAGGTATGGCGGGGGCGGCCTTCAGCCCCGCCGCCGGTTAA